In Erigeron canadensis isolate Cc75 chromosome 1, C_canadensis_v1, whole genome shotgun sequence, a single window of DNA contains:
- the LOC122600996 gene encoding F-box/kelch-repeat protein At3g06240-like, with protein MAEVVGDDIIEQILARSDVDDLMRYKCICKSWLSLISNPVFIKKHLSLSHRKDRNNNLSRRIAMFWLPFGCFSPLHKLSVNNPNYILTVGSVNGLVCLITPDVKHIFIDNPSIRNVIKQHLPQHIVCDVSVLCAGFGYDSLTDDYKVILGSEMKNDDNSFCICFNLLSLKANVWKVIQLHHYKSYSKFGVFCNGALHWFMKDCNNKAVIVSFDLSKEEFKETPQPDDRHYEWKHYHQLGIMNRCLSIYNPGIVKGNNVWIMNNYDDKRPNWEMLPRDCAANCQVVHVLCPPKNYMEYGLEYHNISCESDKSFRQSSLNFYTHEYICSLLFVQSLVSPHMFKANNEWE; from the coding sequence ATGGCAGAGGTGGTTGGTGATGATATTATTGAGCAAATCCTGGCAAGATCGGATGTTGACGATTTGATGCGATACAAATGTATATGTAAGTCATGGCTATCTCTAATCTCAAACCCTGTTTTCATTAAAAAACATCTCAGCCTTAGTCACCGCAAAGATCGGAACAATAATCTAAGTAGAAGGATTGCTATGTTTTGGTTACCTTTTGGTTGTTTTTCTCCATTACATAAGTTATCCGTAAATAATCCTAACTATATTCTTACGGTCGGTTCTGTTAACGGCCTCGTATGCTTAATTACTCCCGAtgttaaacatatatttatagataatcCTTCCATTAGAAATGTTATTAAGCAGCACCTCCCGCAACATATCGTTTGTGACGTGTCCGTCTTATGTGCTGGTTTCGGTTATGATTCCTTAACCGATGATTACAAGGTTATACTAGGCTCGGAGATGAAAAACGATGATAATAGTTTTTGCATATGTTTCAATTTATTATCATTGAAAGCCAATGTTTGGAAAGTTATTCAACTACATCATTATAAGTCTTATAGTAAGTTTGGTGTTTTTTGTAACGGCGCACTTCATTGGTTTATGAAAGACTGTAACAACAAGGCTGTAATTGTTTCGTTTGATTTGTCTAAAGAAGAATTTAAAGAAACCCCCCAACCTGATGATCGGCACTACGAATGGAAACATTATCATCAACTAGGTATAATGAACCGGTGTTTATCCATATATAATCCTGGAATTGTTAAGGGCAATAACGTATGGATAATGAACAACTATGATGATAAACGGCCGAATTGGGAAATGTTGCCACGTGATTGCGCGGCTAATTGTCAAGTCGTACATGTATTGTGTCCGCCAAAAAACTACATGGAGTATGGGCTCGAGTATCACAACATATCGTGTGAGAGTGACAAGTCGTTTCGCCAATCTAGTTTAAATTTTTATACACATGAGTATATATGTTCTTTATTATTTGTGCAGAGCCTTGTATCTCCCCATATGTTCAAGGCAAACAATGAATGGGAGTAA
- the LOC122591622 gene encoding uncharacterized protein LOC122591622 — translation MVSLLNNLGSFESVLFQENLISDELQNAFASKPQQDDDARFGGMSSISLLRMTSCSVLKDLQKSLERLGLPSVLNPSAIKEFCFERASLIFCTTSNSYKLLTTKMSPLNLLVIDEAAQLKEAESTIPLQLPGIKHVILIGDECQLPAMVKSNVSSGSCFGRSLFERLSSLGYPKHLLNVQYRMHPSISFFPNWKFYQSQILDGENVTSNSYIKQYLSGPMFGPYSFINVVGGKEERDDDGQSLRNMVEVALVIKIVQSLYRACHDSKEKVSIGVVSPYASQVATIQEKLACKYEKLDGFSVKVKSIDGFQGGEEDIIILSTVRSNERGSVGFISSSQRMNVALSRARHCLWILGNERTLVKSESVWGELVCDARNRHCFFDADADSFLKMTIISVKKELEQLDDLVNENSVLFKDAKWKVLISDDFRRSFGKLTSSRMKKMVLNLLLKLSGGWRPKSTSVDLYLENSSQILKKFKVEGLYVICTIDIVKEFRYIQVLKVWDLLSLEEIPKLTKRLESLFTSYTDDYITHCTTRCLEGKLEVPQSWEPSQDIIRFRTLCNLKDGSEVSSNAGDGSSYIENSKVSESLLLTKFYLLSSGVVNHLLCDSKLDLPMQVTDEQMDIILFGKTSFIIGRSGTGKTTILTMKLFQNEQSFLVASEGFNVEDGIQVGDTDVVVCREESKITVLRQLFVTVSPKLCYAVKQHLSDLIGKASAGNSSTEINIDAEVSADFSDIPDTFVDIPKKMYPLVITVHKFLMMLDGTLGNSFFERFHEARVLSRGNQISSRSVVLETFIRSREVTFERFCSLYWPRFNSNLTKKLDPSTVFTEVISHIKGGLLAGESCDGKLSFENYSLLSEGHTSTLTREKRETVYSIFQAYEKIKSSRGEFDLGDLVNDLHRRLQTGNYEGDQIDFVYIDEVQDLSMRQISLFKYICQNVDEGFIFAGDTAQTIAKGIDFRFQDIRSLFYKEFINNGLVGKEKKGHVSKIFQLKQNFRTHAAVLGLSQSVVDILYCYFDYAIDILEPETSLISGELPVLLESGDDENALATIFGGTRTGGQIVGFGAEQVILVRDNCVKTEICEYVGKHALVLTIVECKGLEFQDVLLYNFFGSSPLKEQWRVIYAYMKEQNLLDEKLLFLSRASVRQNIISCVQN, via the exons ATGGTCTCTCTTTTGAACAATTTAGGTTCTTTTGAATCGGTATTGTTTCAAGAGAATTTAATTTCTGATGAACTTCAGAATGCATTCGCTTCTAAACCACAACAAGATGATGATGCTAGGTTTGGTGGCATGTCTTCAATCAGTCTTCTCAGAATGACGTCTTGTTCTGTACTAAAAGATCTGCAGAAATCACTGGAACGACTTGGCCTTCCAAGTGTTTTGAACCCATCTGCTATTAAggaattttgttttgaaagagCATCTCTAATATTCTGTACTACTTCAAATTCCTACAAGTTGCTTACCACTAAAATGTCGCCTCTGAACTTATTGGTCATAGACGAGGCTGCTCAATTGAAAGAGGCTGAGTCGACCATTCCTCTTCAACTTCCGGGAATAAAGCATGTTATTCTCATTGGCGATGAGTGTCAATTACCTGCAATGGTCAAGAGCAAT GTTTCTAGTGGATCATGCTTTGGAAGAAGTTTATTTGAAAGATTAAGTTCTCTGGGTTATcctaaacatcttcttaatgtTCAATACAGAATgcatccttcaataagtttttTCCCAAATTGGAAATTCTATCAGTCTCAGATCCTCGATGGAGAAAACGTAACTTCTAATAGCTACATAAAACAATATCTGTCAGGACCAATGTTTGGTCCGTATTCATTTATAAATGTTGTAGGTGGAAAAGAAGAAAGGGATGATGATGGACAAAGTCTAAGAAATATGGTTGAGGTGGCTCTTGTGATTAAAATAGTGCAGAGTCTTTATAGAG CCTGCCATGACTCCAAAGAGAAGGTTAGCATTGGTGTTGTATCTCCTTATGCTTCTCAAGTTGCGACAATTCAAGAAAAACTTGCTTGCAAGTACGAGAAACTTGATGGGTTTTCTGTAAAGGTGAAGTCAATTGACGGGTTCCAAGGTGGAGAAGAAGACATCATTATATTATCTACTGTAAGATCCAATGAGCGTGGATCTGTTGGCTTTATATCTAGCTCTCAAAGAATGAATGTTGCGTTGAGCCGAGCTCG ACACTGTCTTTGGATACTTGGCAATGAACGGACTTTGGTTAAAAGTGAATCCGTGTGGGGAGAACTAGTCTGTGATGCAAGAAACAGACATTGTTTCTTCGATGCCGATGCTGATTCATTCTTAAAGATGACCATAATATCTGTAAAGAAGGAGCTAGAACAGCTTGATGATCTCGTTAACGAAAATAGTGTACTTTTCAAAGATGCAAAGTGGAAG GTACTCATTAGTGATGACTTCAGGAGATCATTTGGAAAGCTGACCTCTTCTCGCATGAAGAAGATggttttaaatcttttattgaAACTTTCTGGTGGATGGCGCCCCAAGAGCACTAGTGTAGACTTGTATCTTGAAAATTCTAGtcaaattttgaaaaagtttaagGTTGAAGGACTCTATGTTATATGCACTATTGATATTGTCAAGGAATTTCGATACATACAAGTTTTAAAGGTTTGGGATTTATTATCCTTAGAGGAGATCCCAAAACTGACAAAAAGGCTCGAAAGCCTATTTACTTCGTACACAGATGATTATATTACTCATTGTACAACAAGATGTCTGGAGGG GAAATTGGAAGTTCCCCAGAGTTGGGAACCATCACAAGATATTATCCGTTTTCGTACACTATGTAACCTCAAAGATGGCAGTGAAGTGAGTTCAAATGCTGGTGATGGTAGCAGCTACATCGAGAACTCAAAAGTGAGTGAAAGCTTGTTGCTTACGAAGTTCTACTTGTTGTCATCAGGAGTGGTGAACCATTTGCTTTGTGACAGTAAACTTGATCTACCAATGCAAGTCACTGATGAACAGATGGACATAATTTTATTTGGAAAAACATCTTTTATAATTGGACGATCAGGAACCGGCAAAACCACTATATTGACAATGAAGTTGTTCCAAAACGAACAAAGTTTTCTTGTTGCTTCGGAAGGGTTTAATGTAGAAGATGGCATCCAAGTCGGGGATACCGACGTTGTTGTTTGTAGAGAAGAAAGCAAAATAACTGTTCTGCGCCAGCTGTTTGTTACAGTCAGCCCAAAACTGTGTTATGCTGTGAAGCAACATCTTTCAGATCTTATAGG TAAGGCAAGCGCCGGGAATTCATCAACAGAGATTAATATTGATGCAGAGGTCTCAGCGGATTTCAGTGATATCCCTGACACATTTGTTGATATTCCCAAGAAAATGTACCCTCTCGTTATAACAGTTCATAAGTTTCTAATGATGTTGGATGGAACATTGGGGAATTCGTTCTTTGAAAGATTTCACGAGGCAAGAGTACTTTCGCGTGGTAACCAAATAAGTTCGAGATCTGTTGTCTTGGAAACTTTCATAAGATCAAGGGAAGTCACATTTGAAAGATTTTGTTCACTTTACTGGCCCCGGTTTAATTCAAATCTTACAAAGAAGCTTGATCCTTCTACAGTGTTCACTGAAGTTATTTCTCATATAAAAGGAGGCTTGTTAGCAGGAGAAAGCTGTGATGGAAAATTGAGCTTTGAAAATTACTCTTTGTTGTCGGAAGGTCATACATCTACATTAACAAGAGAGAAAAGGGAGACTGTTTATTCCATCTTTCAAGCCTATGAGAAGATAAAATCCTCAAGAGGAGAATTTGATTTGGGAGATTTAGTGAATGACCTTCATCGCCGGCTTCAAACTGGGAATTATGAAGGTGAccagattgattttgtttatattgatGAGGTGCAAGATCTGAGTATGAGGCAGATTTCCCTTTTTAAATACATTTGCCAAAATGTTGATGAAGGTTTTATATTTGCTGGTGATACCGCGCAGACCATAGCAAAAGGGATTGATTTTAGGTTCCAAGATATACGGTCTCTTTTCTACAAAGAGTTTATAAACAACGGATTAGttgggaaagaaaagaaaggtcATGTATCCAAGATTTTTCAACTGAAACAGAATTTCAGGACTCATGCTGCTGTGCTTGGCTTATCTCAGAGTGTCGTTGATATTCTTTACTGTTACTTTGATTATGCAATTGATATTTTAGAGCCTGAGACCAGTCTTATATCTGGGGAACTTCCTGTTTTGCTCGAGTCTGGCGATGATGAAAATGCATTAGCGACCATCTTTGGTGGCACAAGAACTGGTGGACAAATTGTTGGTTTTGGTGCCGAACAGGTGATATTGGTACGCGATAATTGTGTGAAGACAGAAATTTGTGAGTATGTTGGAAAACATGCGCTTGTTCTCACAATAGTGGAGTGTAAGGGTCTTGAATTTCAG GATGTGTTACTGTACAACTTTTTTGGGTCATCCCCTCTTAAAGAGCAGTGGAGAGTAATATACGCGTACATGAAGGAACAGAATCTGCTTGATGAAAAACTCCTCTTTCTTTCCCGAGCTTCAGTGAGGCAAAACATAATATCTTGTGTTCAGAACTGA